GTCCCGGCCGTTCACGGCGTTCCCTGCGACGGGCCCGGGGTCAGGCCGCGGTGAACCGCGCGGCCGACATGGCGCCCAGATCCAGGTCCGTGCCGCCCCGCAGCGCCAGGTCCGCCGCGATCCGGCCGAACGCGGGGGCCAGCTTGAAGCCGTGGCCGGAGAAGCCGGCCAGCACCAGGGCGCGTTCTGTGCCGGGCACCCGGTCGACGACGGCGGTGCGGTCGCTGGTGTACGCGTCCATGTAGACGCTGTAGCGGACCGGGTCGGGGTGCAGGCCGGGCAGGAAACTGCGCACGGCCTCGCCTATCGGGCGCAGCCGCCGTTCGTCGAGGTCGCGGGTGTACTCGTCCGTGCCGGACAGGTCGCCGAACGCGTCGGCGAAGCCCGTCTTGACCGACATCCCGTCCATCATCGGCACGCCGAACAGGTGGACGCCGTCGGTGTCGCGGATGAATGCGGGGAACCGCTCCGGCGCCCATTCCGCCGGGTCGCCCGTGGGCGCGAACCAGGTCAGGACCAGCGGGCGCAGCGTCAGGTGCGGCGCGAGGCCGGGCACGAGCTGCCTGCTCCACGGACCGGCCGTGAAGACCACGGTGCGCGCGGTGTACTCGGTGCCGGCCGCGGTGATCCTCACCCGGTCGTCCTCGAACCGCACGTTCTCCACCGGAGTGTGCGGCAGCAGCCGCGCGCCGTGCCGCTGCGCCTGCGCGCAGGCGGCGAGGACGGCCAGCTCCGGCCGCAGGACGCCGCCGCCCGCGTCCAGGATGCCGATCTCGCCGTCGTGCACGCGGTGCTGCGGGTAGCGGGCCGCGAGCACGTCGGGGTCGAGGATCTCGTGGTCGAGGCCGTGCTCGTCCACCGACTCCCGCACGCGCCGCATCTGCGGCAGTTCCGGCAGGCCGATCGACAGGCAGCCGGTGGGCCGGAACAGCGGCAGCCCCGAGCTGTCGGACAGCTCCTGCCACAGGGCGCGGGCCCGGCGCAGCATCGGCACGTAGGCGGCGCCCTCGTGGTAGGCCATGCGGAACAGGCGGGACTCGCCCGCCGACGCGCCCCGGTCGTGCCCGAGGCCGTACTGCTCGAAGCCGAGCACGGACGCGCCGGACCGTGCCAGTTGCCAGGCGGTCATGGAGCCCATGGCGCCCAGACCGATCACTGCGATGTCGGCGTCCACGAGGACACTCCTTCTCGTTCTCGTACGAGTCTTCGGGTTGAGTCGGGATGAGTCGGGTTGAGTCGGGTCGGGTGGGATCGGCTCTACGGGTCGGGTCTTCCGTCGGAAGCGCGCGGTTCGCGTGCGAACGGAGGTCAGGGCGTCCCCGCGGTCCCGCCGCCCCGGGGGCCTTCCGGGCCGCCGCCGCGCGCGGCACGCAGCGCGCCGCGCGCGAGCAGCAGGGCGAGTGCGCAGGTCACGAGGCCGAGCACGGTGTAGCCGCCGGCCAGCGCCCAGACGGCGCCCGCGGCGATGATGGTGGGGGTCAGCGTGACCGTCAGCGTCTCCACCGGCGCGAGCGGCAGGTAGGCGAGGCCGAACTCGTCGAGGGTCCGGGTCTTCAGCTTCGGGTCGCTCATGCGCAGCAGGGCCACGCCCGTGGACACCGATCCGGTCGCCCAGCCCCAGGTGAACAGCGCCCTCTCGAACCAGTGCCGGTCGAACACGCGCGGCGCCACGACGAGGAACAGGAACAGGCACACGGCAAGACCGGCCGCGAACAGCAGGAGCAGCGGAGCCAGGTAGTCGGCCACGAAGCTGGGCACGATGGAGGCGATGCCGCACACGATCAGCACGTCGGTGGCCGATCCGGACACACTTTTGATCGTCTGGGGGTCGACGTAGCGCCAGGCGGGGGTGCGGCCGACCGCGAGGCGCAGCACGAGACCGACGAGGAACGCGACGGCGAACACCGGCACCGCGAAGTCGGGCCACAGGTCCCCGACCCACTCCGACAGCCCGTACGCCGCCGCCGCGACCGCGGCCACCAGCGACACCTGGAGGGCCAGCGGCTCGATGGACACCGCCGAGGTCGTGGCCCGGCCGGTGGCGGTCCTGTCCTTCTCCTCGCGGATCAGGCCGGAGCGCAGTTCCTCCGGCAGCCCGGCGAACGGGCCCACACCGCCCGCGTGCCCGCGGCGCGCACCCCAGTTGGTGATGATGATGCCGCCGACGATGCCCACGAGCATGCCGACGGTCGCGGAGGTGAAGCCGAGCGAGGTGGCCTCCTGCCAGCCGTCGTCCTCGAACGCCGTGCCGAGCGCCGCCGCGGTCCCGAATCCGCCCGCCCAGCCCGCGAATAGCAGGGTGCCGAACGCGTCCGGGGTTCCCCAGACGGGGCCGAGCAGAATCAGCGCGAAAGCCAGGCCGATACCGACCTGCACCGCATACATGCCGATGGAATAGAGGGAAAAACTCCCCGTCGACTTCCCGAAGGCGCCGAACCCGCTGTCGCTCGACAACGCGAGGCACGCGAATACGGCGACGATGAGCACGGAGGAATAGGTGCCCAACTGGTCGGAGAACGGCAGGATATCGAGGACTTCAGGGCCGAGCAGCAGGCCGAGCCCTCCGGCGATGACGCTGGACGGCAGCATCAGCCGCTGCACGAAAACCAGCCGGGCGCGGGCGATCGTTCCGGTGACGAGCAGGGCCGCGATGAGTCCGGCGTCACTGAGAAGTGACCAGGGCGTGTAATCCATCCGAACTCCTCGTCGATCGCAGGTGACGCCGGATTTCTATCACCGCTATCGGGAACCGGAACAGAGGGAAACCCATACGAAGAAGCGGATGGTGCCATACGCGGTGGTTATGGTCCAACGGTATGCGGACTGTCCGCCGAATGCGGGACCGAAATCGTCACCGGCACGAAACCCCGCCGGAACACGGCGGCGGCCCCCCGCGCCCCCGACGGCCGCCCGCCCCCGGGCGCCCGGGGGCGGGCGGTCCGCTCAGTGCCGGACGGGTTCGTCGCCCAGCCGCTGGCCGCGCAGCAGGAACCAGGCGGCGGCAGCAGCCACGAGCAGCAGGGCGGCGCCGACGCCGGCGGCCAGGGCCACCCCCTCGACGAACGACGCGCGAGCCGCGTCGAGCAGCGCCCCGGCCGCGTCGGCGGGCATGTGGGCCGCGGCCACGACGGCCCCGCCGAGCGACTCGTGCGCCCCCTCCGGCGTGCCGACCGGTCCGGTGAAGTCCTGGTAGACGTTGGTGACGACGGACCCGAGCAGGGCGATCCCCAGGGCGGCGCCCAGTTCGTACGCGGTCTCGGAGACGGCCGACGCGGCGCCCGCCTGCTCCTTGGGCACGGCGGTGAGGATGACGTCGGCGGTGACCGTGAACGACAGTCCGGTGCCGAAGCCGACGAGCAGCAGGACGGTGCCGAGCAGGGGATAGCCGGTGGCCTGGCCGATCGTGGTCAGCGCGGCCAGGGCCAGGCCGATCACGGCCAGCCCGGTCGACACGACCGCGCGCACCGAGACCCGCCGCGCCGCGGCACCGGCGACCAGCCCGGCGGCCACCGCGCCCGCGGCGGCGGGCAGTTCCGCGATGCCCGCCTCCATGGGGCCCCTGCCCTGGACGAGTTGCAGGTACTGGGAGAGGAAGAACAGCAGTCCCGACAGCCCGAGGATGGTCAGCAGGTCCGCCAGGACGGCGCCGCTGAACCCGCGGTGCCGGAACAGCCCGACGTCCACCAGCGGGGCCGGCAGCCCGCGCTGGCGCCGGACGAACAGGACGAGGGCGGTGGCGCCCACCAGGCCCGCCGCGAGCGTGGGCCACACGAACCCGTCGGCGGCGGCCTCCTTGATCGCGTAGACGACGCAGCCCATCCCGATCAGCGACAGGAGGACGCTCGGCAGGTCCCAAGGACCGGGCGAGGGGGTGCGCGACTCCGGCAGCAGCATGGCCCCGACGACGACCAGCACCGCCATCACGGGCAGGTTGATCAGGAACACCGAGCCCCACCAGAAGTGTTCGAGCAGCGCGCCGCCGACGATCGGCCCCAGCGCGAGACCCGCGGAGGCGGCGGCGCTCCAGATGCCGATGGCGAGACTGCGTTCGCGTGGGTCGGGGAAGAGGTTGCGGATCAGCGCGAGGGTTGAGGGCATCAGCGTGGCGCCGGCGACCCCGAGCAGCGCGCGGGCGGCGATCATCGCCTCGGGCGTGTGCGCGTAGGCGTTGAGCACCGAGACCAGCCCGAACGCGGTGGCGCCGATCAGCAGCAGGCGCTTGCGGCCGATGCGGTCGCCCAGGCTGCCCATGGAGATGAGCAGGCCGGCGAGCACGAACGAGTAGGAGTCGCCGATCCACAGCAGCTGGGTGCCCGAGGGCTGCAAGTCCTCGCTGAGGTAGGGCGTGGCCAGTCCCAGAACGGTGGCGTCCACTGCCACGAGCAGCACCGCGAGGACCAGGACGCCCAGGGCTATCCAGCGCCCGGGGCCCGACCGCTCGCCCTCCCGGCCGGCCGGGTGCGGCGCGTTCGTCACGGTGTGTCCTTTCGTGTCGCGCCGCCGAGCAGCAGCTCGACGACCATGCGGGAGAAGTCGTTGCGGGCCACGCGGCCCTCAAGGGTGGCCCAGGTGGCGGCGCCCAGCAGGCCGTACAGGGCCTCGGTGAGCCACGCCACGCTCAGGTCGATGCGGAACTCGCCGCTCTCCTGGCCCCTGCGGAACAGGGCGTTGACCCGCTCGTCGATGCGGGCCCAGCCCGCGTTCTGCTCCTCGCCCTCGAACAGCTGGTTCTCGGAGTAGAGGAACGTGAGCAGGCCCGTGCAGGGCTGGACCTCGCGGACCAGGCGGCGCACCGCGTCCGTGGCCGTGCCCTCGCCGAGGCGCGCCGCGTCGAGCGCCGCCTCGCACTCGGCGATGCCCAGCTCCTCCAGGGCGCGGACGAGGGCGTCGCGCCCCGCGAAGTGCCGGTTCAGCGTGGCTCTGCTGACTCCGGCGGCCCTGGCGACCTCTTCCATGGTCGCCGTGGCGCGCCGCGCCAGCAGATCGGCGGCCACCCGCAGCACGTGATCACGATCGAAAGCCATGAGCCAACGATAACCCGCATGAGACATGAACGCCTCATGTGTGACGCATATGACTCTCGTGGGCGGGAGTCGGGGCCACCCGGGCGCCGCACGCCGCCGCCCGGCTTGCTTCGATGGGGTGCGATCCGCAGCCTCCGCGGCCACGGGCCGCCTGGCCCGCCCCCGCACCGGAAGGAACCACGCGCCATGCCCCTCTTCGCCGTCACCTACGCCTACGTCGACGACGCCGCCGCCCTCGACCGGCTCCGCCCCACGCACCGCGCGTACCTGCGCGGCCTCGTCGAGAGCGGCGTCAACGTCTCCTCGGGGCCGTTCGGTCCCGGCGAGCGCCCCGGCGCGCTGCTGCTGATCCGCGCCGAGAGCAAGGAGG
Above is a genomic segment from Streptomyces marincola containing:
- a CDS encoding MFS transporter, with product MTNAPHPAGREGERSGPGRWIALGVLVLAVLLVAVDATVLGLATPYLSEDLQPSGTQLLWIGDSYSFVLAGLLISMGSLGDRIGRKRLLLIGATAFGLVSVLNAYAHTPEAMIAARALLGVAGATLMPSTLALIRNLFPDPRERSLAIGIWSAAASAGLALGPIVGGALLEHFWWGSVFLINLPVMAVLVVVGAMLLPESRTPSPGPWDLPSVLLSLIGMGCVVYAIKEAAADGFVWPTLAAGLVGATALVLFVRRQRGLPAPLVDVGLFRHRGFSGAVLADLLTILGLSGLLFFLSQYLQLVQGRGPMEAGIAELPAAAGAVAAGLVAGAAARRVSVRAVVSTGLAVIGLALAALTTIGQATGYPLLGTVLLLVGFGTGLSFTVTADVILTAVPKEQAGAASAVSETAYELGAALGIALLGSVVTNVYQDFTGPVGTPEGAHESLGGAVVAAAHMPADAAGALLDAARASFVEGVALAAGVGAALLLVAAAAAWFLLRGQRLGDEPVRH
- a CDS encoding sodium/glutamate symporter, which encodes MDYTPWSLLSDAGLIAALLVTGTIARARLVFVQRLMLPSSVIAGGLGLLLGPEVLDILPFSDQLGTYSSVLIVAVFACLALSSDSGFGAFGKSTGSFSLYSIGMYAVQVGIGLAFALILLGPVWGTPDAFGTLLFAGWAGGFGTAAALGTAFEDDGWQEATSLGFTSATVGMLVGIVGGIIITNWGARRGHAGGVGPFAGLPEELRSGLIREEKDRTATGRATTSAVSIEPLALQVSLVAAVAAAAYGLSEWVGDLWPDFAVPVFAVAFLVGLVLRLAVGRTPAWRYVDPQTIKSVSGSATDVLIVCGIASIVPSFVADYLAPLLLLFAAGLAVCLFLFLVVAPRVFDRHWFERALFTWGWATGSVSTGVALLRMSDPKLKTRTLDEFGLAYLPLAPVETLTVTLTPTIIAAGAVWALAGGYTVLGLVTCALALLLARGALRAARGGGPEGPRGGGTAGTP
- a CDS encoding YciI family protein gives rise to the protein MPLFAVTYAYVDDAAALDRLRPTHRAYLRGLVESGVNVSSGPFGPGERPGALLLIRAESKEAALAATEADPFRAEGLVAEVTATEWRPVMGQLADDAS
- the solA gene encoding N-methyl-L-tryptophan oxidase yields the protein MDADIAVIGLGAMGSMTAWQLARSGASVLGFEQYGLGHDRGASAGESRLFRMAYHEGAAYVPMLRRARALWQELSDSSGLPLFRPTGCLSIGLPELPQMRRVRESVDEHGLDHEILDPDVLAARYPQHRVHDGEIGILDAGGGVLRPELAVLAACAQAQRHGARLLPHTPVENVRFEDDRVRITAAGTEYTARTVVFTAGPWSRQLVPGLAPHLTLRPLVLTWFAPTGDPAEWAPERFPAFIRDTDGVHLFGVPMMDGMSVKTGFADAFGDLSGTDEYTRDLDERRLRPIGEAVRSFLPGLHPDPVRYSVYMDAYTSDRTAVVDRVPGTERALVLAGFSGHGFKLAPAFGRIAADLALRGGTDLDLGAMSAARFTAA
- a CDS encoding TetR/AcrR family transcriptional regulator, producing MAFDRDHVLRVAADLLARRATATMEEVARAAGVSRATLNRHFAGRDALVRALEELGIAECEAALDAARLGEGTATDAVRRLVREVQPCTGLLTFLYSENQLFEGEEQNAGWARIDERVNALFRRGQESGEFRIDLSVAWLTEALYGLLGAATWATLEGRVARNDFSRMVVELLLGGATRKDTP